The proteins below come from a single Leptotrichia sp. oral taxon 223 genomic window:
- a CDS encoding type II secretion system protein GspD — protein sequence MKKKRNCRLPIVLVLAFWFGWGNIFGAKAADYVNKSDIENAKKIFIYEVPKKVQVEKKENSENKGKSTSKQENKNNNLGKKKEESKNQGQNQTQQTVKEIKKKTGEVDLEYRNVKDITEALNGFFGFEVIGIDNKVIFSGDESKVEEMRRIIKSLDKEKEQVIIKGTIIDTSSNLFERLGIDWSINSDNTNATKDNLVAKFLNGEVSIASIFSRGGRFLGIDFNLLKENGDIRIEAMPTLMIMENEEGELKVTEEVLVGEKKTTKNDTEYVEPIFSEAGIVFRINPEIRKINGVKKILLKIDTEISNFKLTSSYNASSGAKQKNQTKTTITLNNGGSTFIGGLKQDVSKETVRRVPILSKIPIIGPLFKYRRTNREMRDIYIEIEAVIQDKM from the coding sequence TTGAAAAAAAAGAGAAACTGTAGGCTGCCAATTGTTTTGGTTTTGGCTTTCTGGTTTGGCTGGGGTAATATTTTTGGAGCGAAAGCGGCTGACTATGTAAACAAGAGCGATATAGAAAATGCTAAAAAAATATTTATTTATGAAGTTCCAAAGAAAGTTCAAGTTGAGAAAAAGGAAAATAGTGAAAATAAGGGAAAAAGTACCAGTAAGCAGGAGAATAAAAATAATAATCTTGGAAAAAAGAAGGAGGAAAGCAAGAATCAGGGGCAGAATCAGACGCAGCAGACTGTAAAGGAAATTAAAAAGAAAACTGGAGAAGTTGATTTGGAGTACAGGAATGTGAAGGATATTACTGAGGCGCTTAATGGCTTTTTTGGATTTGAAGTGATTGGAATTGACAATAAGGTAATTTTTAGCGGAGACGAGAGTAAAGTTGAGGAAATGAGAAGGATTATAAAGTCGCTGGATAAGGAAAAGGAGCAGGTTATAATAAAAGGGACTATAATTGACACAAGTTCAAATCTATTTGAGCGGCTTGGAATAGACTGGAGCATAAATAGTGATAATACGAATGCGACCAAGGATAATTTAGTGGCAAAATTTTTAAATGGGGAAGTTTCGATTGCATCGATTTTTTCAAGAGGTGGCAGATTTTTAGGAATAGATTTTAACTTGCTAAAGGAAAATGGGGATATACGTATAGAAGCAATGCCAACACTTATGATTATGGAAAATGAGGAAGGGGAACTTAAAGTTACAGAGGAAGTGCTGGTTGGAGAAAAGAAGACTACAAAAAATGATACTGAATATGTGGAGCCAATTTTTTCGGAAGCTGGAATTGTATTTAGAATAAACCCTGAAATCAGGAAAATTAACGGAGTAAAGAAAATATTGCTTAAAATTGATACAGAAATAAGTAACTTTAAGCTGACTTCAAGCTATAATGCCTCTTCTGGAGCTAAACAGAAGAATCAGACTAAGACAACAATTACATTGAATAACGGCGGCTCGACATTTATTGGAGGATTAAAGCAGGATGTGAGCAAGGAAACGGTAAGAAGGGTTCCAATTTTATCAAAAATCCCTATAATTGGGCCGTTGTTTAAGTATCGTAGGACTAATAGGGAAATGCGGGATATTTATATTGAAATTGAGGCAGTAATTCAGGATAAAATGTAA
- the rpmF gene encoding 50S ribosomal protein L32, whose product MAVPKKRTSKAKRNMRRSHDSIKAPNIIVEADGTVRRPHRLNLETGVYKGRQVLSNNETTDAE is encoded by the coding sequence ATGGCAGTACCTAAGAAAAGAACCTCTAAAGCAAAAAGAAATATGAGAAGATCGCATGATTCCATCAAAGCTCCAAATATTATTGTAGAAGCTGATGGAACAGTAAGAAGACCACACAGATTAAACTTGGAAACAGGAGTTTATAAAGGCAGACAAGTATTATCAAATAATGAAACAACTGATGCTGAATAG
- a CDS encoding prepilin-type N-terminal cleavage/methylation domain-containing protein has protein sequence MDKVSKKEKSKIEKMKRREENKGLKDREKGFTLVEVILVVAIITIISAIAVPQVGKYLNKANRSKVIGAVAELNNTTTSWSIDHGGDAPKNLQDILTEHGNLNKLGIGLDSNGKFKIGNIEGNVVYQDGEVFAKVSAGSKAFAGEEIRK, from the coding sequence ATGGATAAGGTTTCAAAAAAAGAAAAGAGTAAAATTGAAAAAATGAAAAGAAGGGAGGAAAACAAAGGATTAAAGGATAGGGAAAAAGGGTTTACGCTCGTAGAGGTGATACTGGTAGTAGCGATTATTACCATAATATCGGCAATTGCAGTGCCACAAGTTGGGAAGTATTTGAATAAGGCTAATAGAAGCAAGGTAATTGGAGCAGTTGCGGAACTTAATAATACTACAACTTCTTGGAGTATTGATCATGGCGGAGATGCACCTAAGAATTTACAGGATATTTTAACAGAGCATGGAAATCTCAATAAACTTGGAATTGGGCTGGACAGCAACGGGAAATTTAAGATTGGAAATATTGAAGGAAATGTAGTTTATCAGGATGGAGAGGTTTTTGCCAAAGTATCTGCAGGAAGCAAGGCATTTGCGGGGGAAGAAATTAGGAAATAA
- a CDS encoding prepilin-type N-terminal cleavage/methylation domain-containing protein, producing the protein MKKREGYLLVEILISLFIFSVLVFVVSVFLKRVVIVEKAKKDNQKMYEKMYFSMDKIVLDIKNRDIQGFSYEGENNNIFVKENRIVFKLDQIFYKLEYNKGKLYISDAENLRKFGSRVEVGKFREAKFEKVGDLLIIRLNEEKNESVRAIRI; encoded by the coding sequence ATGAAAAAAAGAGAAGGATATTTATTAGTTGAAATATTGATAAGCTTGTTTATATTTTCGGTGCTTGTATTTGTGGTTTCTGTGTTCTTGAAACGTGTAGTTATTGTGGAAAAGGCAAAGAAGGATAATCAGAAAATGTACGAGAAGATGTATTTTTCGATGGATAAAATTGTTTTGGATATAAAAAATAGAGATATTCAGGGATTTTCTTATGAGGGGGAGAATAATAACATTTTTGTTAAAGAAAATCGAATAGTATTTAAGCTGGATCAAATTTTTTATAAGCTTGAATATAATAAGGGAAAATTGTATATTTCTGATGCTGAAAATTTAAGAAAGTTTGGAAGCAGGGTTGAAGTTGGGAAATTTCGTGAGGCAAAGTTTGAGAAAGTGGGAGATTTGTTGATTATTAGGCTAAATGAGGAGAAAAACGAGAGTGTTAGAGCTATAAGAATTTAA
- a CDS encoding TIGR00341 family protein produces MIEKIKHEKYKILKRNIIEDSDFTKETMFILICAMIIASIGLNTNSVAVIIGAMLISPLMSPIQSLGLGLSNGNLKRVYVSLFRLGIFILISVVSSTFYFLVSPINDATPQILARTYPTLWDVLIAIFGGIAGVIGKTKEDGGNVVPGVAIATALMPPLCVIGFGIAHGNLKIFLGAGYLFIINVFFIMIATLVGLIVYSGNIFEARNKVSIKKQVIFYIGSLIIIIPSIYTATTLVQDTARENSLKKFISRELKNHYVFDNSINKKDKTVTLKIVGDAFKKQDIEKLEKKLEKYKLKNYKLKIQQLSNEKYLTAQDLSKYLNEEKIKENAEDVSLPIENKNQEILENDLKTVENILYKNFSNNISEVKIGKLIDANNNENFVVLVVGNETMTDEISEKIKNIEFDTEKKYQIIIEKNKQEKVNTLSEENQK; encoded by the coding sequence TACAAGATTTTAAAAAGAAATATTATTGAAGATTCTGATTTTACAAAGGAAACAATGTTTATTCTGATTTGTGCAATGATTATAGCTTCAATAGGATTAAATACAAATTCTGTTGCAGTAATTATTGGAGCAATGTTGATTTCGCCACTAATGTCACCAATTCAGTCGCTAGGATTGGGATTATCAAATGGAAATTTAAAAAGAGTTTATGTATCACTTTTTAGATTGGGAATTTTTATATTAATAAGTGTAGTAAGTTCCACTTTTTATTTTTTAGTAAGCCCTATAAATGATGCAACACCACAGATACTAGCAAGAACTTATCCTACTTTATGGGACGTTTTAATCGCAATTTTTGGTGGAATTGCAGGAGTAATTGGAAAAACTAAAGAAGATGGTGGAAATGTAGTTCCTGGAGTAGCTATTGCAACAGCATTAATGCCTCCTTTGTGTGTAATAGGATTTGGGATTGCTCATGGGAATCTGAAAATTTTTCTTGGAGCAGGATATTTGTTTATAATAAATGTATTTTTTATAATGATAGCAACATTAGTTGGTTTGATAGTTTATTCTGGAAATATTTTTGAAGCAAGAAATAAAGTTTCAATAAAAAAACAAGTAATATTTTATATAGGAAGTTTAATCATAATTATTCCAAGTATATATACAGCAACAACTTTAGTTCAAGATACAGCGAGAGAAAATTCATTAAAAAAATTTATTTCAAGGGAATTAAAAAATCATTATGTTTTTGATAATTCTATTAATAAAAAAGATAAAACTGTTACTTTAAAAATTGTAGGAGATGCCTTTAAAAAACAGGATATTGAGAAATTAGAAAAAAAACTGGAAAAATATAAATTGAAAAACTATAAATTAAAAATACAGCAGTTATCCAATGAAAAGTATTTAACAGCACAGGACTTATCAAAATATCTGAACGAAGAAAAAATAAAAGAAAATGCTGAAGATGTTTCATTACCGATTGAAAATAAAAATCAAGAAATTTTGGAAAATGATTTAAAAACTGTTGAAAATATTTTATATAAAAATTTTTCAAATAATATTAGTGAAGTTAAAATTGGGAAATTGATAGATGCAAATAATAATGAGAACTTTGTTGTTTTAGTTGTTGGGAATGAAACAATGACAGATGAAATTTCTGAAAAGATAAAAAATATTGAATTTGATACTGAGAAAAAATATCAAATTATTATTGAAAAAAATAAGCAAGAAAAAGTTAATACATTATCTGAAGAGAATCAAAAATAA
- a CDS encoding O-methyltransferase: MIENFIESSKYVQNLFKIENEIIQDIKKESLDENVPIITDEVLNYMIFTARNIKAGNILEIGTATGYSGLFLAQIANQNDGFLTTMEIDENRYNKAVENFKKLGLFEKNKMIFGDALEEIPKLGKNMKYDFIFIDASKGQYLKFFEMSYELLNENGIIFIDNLMFRGLVAADKEEIPKRYKTIVKRLKEFIEKLNKKYNFVLLPFGDGVGIVKK, encoded by the coding sequence ATGATAGAAAATTTTATAGAATCATCGAAATATGTACAGAATTTGTTTAAAATAGAAAATGAAATTATACAGGATATAAAAAAAGAAAGTTTAGATGAAAATGTACCGATTATTACGGATGAAGTGCTAAATTATATGATTTTTACGGCTAGAAATATAAAAGCTGGGAATATTTTGGAAATTGGAACAGCGACAGGATATTCAGGGCTTTTTTTAGCACAAATTGCCAATCAAAATGACGGATTTTTGACAACGATGGAAATTGATGAAAATCGTTATAATAAAGCTGTGGAAAATTTTAAGAAACTTGGATTATTTGAAAAGAATAAGATGATTTTTGGAGATGCTTTGGAGGAAATTCCGAAACTTGGTAAGAATATGAAATATGATTTTATTTTTATTGATGCTTCAAAGGGGCAGTATTTGAAGTTTTTTGAAATGAGTTATGAACTTCTCAATGAAAATGGAATTATTTTTATTGATAATCTGATGTTTCGTGGACTGGTTGCGGCAGATAAGGAAGAAATTCCGAAAAGGTACAAGACGATTGTAAAAAGGCTTAAAGAATTTATAGAAAAATTGAATAAAAAGTATAATTTTGTACTGCTGCCATTTGGAGATGGAGTTGGGATAGTGAAAAAGTAA
- the fabD gene encoding ACP S-malonyltransferase, with product MSKIAFVFPGQGTQYAGMGKKLYDEVDAENKKLIDKIFENNEDVKKVVFEGTDEELKNTKYAQPAIALFSVILTKLLKEKGINADFVAGHSLGEYSSLYAAGVLSEIDTLKLISKRGEIMSNANIDGGMAAILGLSAEDVENICNEIDGIVEAVNYNEPKQTVIAGEKEVIEKNLELFKEKGARRALPLAVSGPFHSSLMKPVAQILKKEFENYTWNNPVTPIVANTTANILNSADEIQNELYSQTFGPVKWVDTINKLAENKVTKIYEIGPGKVLAGLIKKINKEIEVINIENVENLSDLID from the coding sequence ATGTCAAAAATTGCTTTTGTATTTCCTGGACAAGGAACACAGTATGCTGGAATGGGGAAAAAACTATATGATGAAGTGGATGCTGAGAATAAAAAATTAATTGATAAGATTTTTGAAAATAATGAAGATGTGAAAAAAGTTGTTTTTGAAGGAACTGACGAGGAACTGAAAAATACAAAGTACGCACAGCCTGCAATTGCACTATTTTCAGTCATTTTAACAAAATTATTGAAAGAAAAAGGTATAAATGCTGATTTTGTGGCTGGACATAGTTTGGGAGAATACAGCTCTTTATATGCAGCTGGAGTTTTAAGTGAAATTGACACATTAAAATTGATTTCAAAAAGAGGGGAAATAATGAGTAATGCCAATATTGATGGCGGAATGGCTGCAATATTAGGACTTAGTGCAGAAGATGTGGAAAATATATGTAATGAAATTGACGGAATTGTGGAAGCTGTAAATTATAATGAGCCAAAACAGACAGTTATTGCTGGAGAGAAAGAAGTAATTGAAAAAAATCTTGAACTATTTAAGGAAAAAGGAGCAAGAAGAGCATTGCCTCTAGCAGTTTCAGGACCTTTCCATTCATCATTAATGAAACCTGTTGCCCAAATTCTAAAAAAAGAATTTGAAAACTACACTTGGAATAATCCAGTAACTCCGATTGTTGCCAATACCACAGCAAATATTTTAAATTCTGCTGATGAAATTCAAAATGAACTGTACAGTCAAACATTCGGACCAGTAAAATGGGTAGACACAATAAATAAACTGGCTGAAAACAAAGTTACAAAGATTTATGAAATCGGACCAGGAAAAGTTCTGGCAGGACTAATTAAGAAAATTAATAAGGAAATTGAAGTTATTAATATTGAAAATGTTGAAAATTTATCAGATTTAATAGACTAA
- a CDS encoding ROK family protein: MAIIAAIEAGGTKFICGLGTEDGKIIDRVSIPTATPEETMAQVIEYFKDKQFDVMGVGSFGPIDPVKGSKTYGYITKTPKPYWSDYNLIGELKKHYDVPMEFDTDVNGAALAESWWGAGENLKNVMYITVGTGIGAGAVVDGKMLQGLTHPEMGHIFLKRHKDDKFEGRCPFHKDCMEGMAAGPAIEDRWGKKGIELADRDEVWDMEAYYLAQAVVNYTLILSPQKIIMGGGVMKQKQLFPLIRKYTLEFLNGYVQKEEILEKIDNYIVYPGLGDEAGFVGAIALGKIALENSRK; this comes from the coding sequence ATGGCAATTATTGCGGCAATTGAAGCCGGGGGAACGAAATTTATCTGTGGATTGGGGACTGAAGATGGAAAAATTATCGACAGGGTAAGTATTCCAACTGCAACTCCTGAAGAAACAATGGCACAAGTTATTGAATACTTTAAGGATAAGCAATTTGATGTAATGGGTGTTGGGAGCTTTGGACCGATTGATCCTGTAAAAGGCTCTAAAACTTATGGATACATTACAAAAACTCCAAAGCCTTACTGGAGTGACTATAACTTAATTGGGGAATTAAAAAAACATTATGATGTTCCGATGGAATTTGATACAGATGTAAATGGCGCAGCACTTGCAGAAAGCTGGTGGGGTGCTGGAGAAAACCTGAAAAATGTTATGTACATTACGGTAGGAACTGGAATTGGGGCTGGAGCGGTTGTTGATGGAAAAATGCTTCAAGGACTGACTCACCCTGAAATGGGACATATATTCTTGAAAAGACATAAAGATGATAAATTTGAAGGAAGATGCCCTTTTCATAAGGACTGTATGGAAGGAATGGCAGCAGGGCCTGCAATAGAGGATAGATGGGGTAAAAAAGGAATTGAACTTGCCGATAGGGATGAAGTCTGGGATATGGAAGCATATTACTTGGCTCAGGCTGTGGTAAACTATACTTTGATTTTATCGCCACAAAAAATAATTATGGGTGGCGGAGTTATGAAGCAAAAGCAGCTTTTCCCATTAATTAGAAAATATACATTGGAATTTTTAAATGGTTATGTTCAAAAGGAAGAAATTTTAGAAAAAATTGATAATTACATTGTTTATCCAGGACTTGGAGATGAAGCGGGATTTGTTGGTGCGATTGCATTGGGGAAAATTGCGTTGGAGAACAGCAGGAAATAA
- a CDS encoding endonuclease/exonuclease/phosphatase family protein — protein sequence MKFLLYNIRYGTGKYLNQPFKHMRGYLGRSIRHIYRIGKFINKYKPDIVGLVEVDLGSFRMYSRNQATLLGRITRNNNVYQYKYEEDSNYMKFPMVRKQGNALLCKNPIVREEFHYLDIGMKKLIIEVETKDIIVFLVHLALGGKTRQKQIVQLYNLVKNCKKPVIVAGDFNVFWGEEEIEMFLQASNLKNVNTRKEPTFPSWNPKRELDFILCSQEIKVKNYEVIQTQLSDHLPILVDFEIMPNFSKRS from the coding sequence ATGAAATTTCTTTTGTATAACATTCGATATGGGACTGGAAAATATTTGAATCAGCCGTTTAAGCATATGCGGGGATATTTGGGACGTTCTATAAGGCATATTTATCGGATTGGGAAATTTATTAATAAGTACAAGCCTGATATTGTGGGACTTGTAGAAGTGGATCTTGGCTCATTTCGTATGTATAGCAGAAATCAGGCTACACTTCTTGGCAGAATTACGAGAAATAATAATGTTTATCAGTATAAATATGAGGAAGATTCTAACTATATGAAATTTCCAATGGTGAGAAAGCAGGGGAATGCCTTACTTTGTAAAAATCCAATTGTAAGAGAGGAGTTTCACTATCTGGATATTGGGATGAAAAAATTAATTATAGAGGTGGAAACAAAGGATATAATTGTATTTCTTGTACATTTGGCACTTGGAGGAAAAACACGGCAAAAACAAATTGTGCAGCTTTATAATTTGGTGAAAAATTGTAAGAAGCCAGTTATAGTAGCTGGTGATTTTAACGTTTTTTGGGGCGAAGAGGAAATTGAGATGTTTTTGCAGGCTTCAAATCTAAAAAATGTAAATACAAGGAAAGAACCGACTTTTCCAAGTTGGAATCCTAAACGTGAACTTGACTTTATACTTTGTTCCCAAGAAATAAAAGTAAAAAATTATGAAGTCATACAAACTCAGCTTTCAGATCATTTGCCAATATTGGTTGATTTTGAAATTATGCCTAATTTTTCAAAAAGAAGCTGA
- the rfaE1 gene encoding D-glycero-beta-D-manno-heptose-7-phosphate kinase yields MISIQRLEEIIKKFSSVKIAVIGDMMLDEYLIGRVNRISPEAPVPIVNIEEERFVLGGASNVANNLTSLEGKVFVYGVIGNDASGEKFIKELEAKNVNPDGIVKDGTRPTIIKSRVLSQGQQLLRLDWEKDTDISEDIQKQLLENFEKNIENIDAVLLSDYNKGLLTKYLSKKIIEITKKHNKKIMVDPKPQNFKNYAGATSMTPNRKEILDYFGMKKFTSEEEIAEKMAQLKDELKLDSVVLTRSEEGVSLFRTEHKRIPTVAREVYDVTGAGDTFISTFLLSICAGADLYEAGVIANMASGIVVAKIGTATATQNEILEFYKDNDNVLKNI; encoded by the coding sequence ATGATTTCGATTCAAAGGCTTGAAGAAATAATAAAAAAATTTAGTAGTGTGAAAATAGCTGTAATTGGCGATATGATGTTAGACGAGTATTTAATTGGAAGAGTCAACAGAATTTCACCAGAGGCGCCTGTTCCGATTGTGAATATAGAAGAAGAGAGATTTGTATTGGGAGGAGCTTCAAATGTAGCAAATAACTTGACTTCACTTGAAGGGAAAGTTTTCGTTTACGGAGTAATTGGAAATGATGCGAGTGGAGAGAAATTTATAAAGGAGCTTGAGGCTAAGAATGTGAATCCTGATGGAATTGTGAAGGATGGAACACGTCCAACGATTATTAAGAGCAGAGTTTTATCGCAAGGGCAGCAGCTGCTTAGGCTGGACTGGGAAAAGGATACTGATATTTCAGAAGATATTCAGAAACAGCTTTTAGAAAATTTTGAAAAAAATATCGAAAATATTGATGCGGTATTACTTTCTGATTACAATAAAGGGCTGCTTACAAAATATTTGTCAAAAAAAATTATTGAAATAACTAAAAAACATAATAAAAAGATAATGGTTGATCCAAAACCTCAGAATTTTAAAAATTATGCGGGAGCAACTTCAATGACTCCAAATAGAAAAGAAATTTTGGATTATTTTGGAATGAAAAAATTCACAAGTGAAGAAGAAATTGCTGAAAAAATGGCACAGTTAAAGGACGAGTTAAAACTAGACAGCGTTGTGCTTACTCGAAGTGAGGAGGGAGTTTCGTTATTTAGAACAGAACATAAGAGGATACCGACTGTGGCAAGGGAAGTTTATGATGTTACAGGAGCTGGAGACACCTTTATATCGACATTTTTACTTTCGATATGTGCTGGAGCGGATTTGTATGAGGCCGGGGTAATTGCAAATATGGCATCTGGAATTGTAGTAGCAAAAATAGGAACGGCTACTGCAACGCAGAATGAAATACTGGAATTTTACAAAGATAATGACAATGTGTTGAAAAATATATAA
- a CDS encoding beta-ketoacyl-ACP synthase III: MKVGILGTGSYVPEKIMTNDDLAKIVDTNDEWITVRTGIKERRIVDENEGTSDLAFRAAQRAIEDAGIDKNEIDLVIVATMTPDYGTPSTAALVQDKLGINAAAFDLSAACTGFVYAYSAGHSFVKAGLYKKVLVIGAEAMSRVVDWTDRGTCILFGDGAGAVVLGEVENGGYLASHLVADGSGASELLVPAGGTKEPISKEKIDNKDIYLKMNGREIFKFAVRVFPETVEDVLGQAGITADDVDLFIPHQANIRIIESIAKRFKQPLDKFFVNLDKYGNTSAGSIPIALDEAIKEGKLKKGDKFVATGFGGGLTYGSILVELSK; encoded by the coding sequence ATGAAAGTTGGAATTTTAGGAACAGGATCTTATGTGCCTGAAAAGATAATGACAAATGATGATTTGGCAAAGATTGTGGATACAAATGATGAATGGATAACAGTTAGAACTGGTATCAAGGAAAGAAGAATCGTGGATGAAAATGAAGGGACGTCTGACTTGGCGTTTAGGGCGGCGCAAAGAGCAATTGAAGATGCTGGAATAGATAAAAATGAGATTGATCTGGTTATTGTTGCGACTATGACTCCTGATTACGGGACTCCGTCAACTGCTGCACTTGTTCAGGATAAATTGGGGATAAATGCGGCGGCATTTGACTTGAGTGCGGCTTGTACAGGATTTGTCTATGCTTATTCGGCTGGGCATAGCTTTGTTAAGGCTGGTCTTTATAAAAAAGTGCTTGTTATCGGGGCAGAAGCGATGTCGAGAGTGGTTGACTGGACAGACAGGGGTACTTGTATCCTGTTTGGAGATGGTGCAGGGGCTGTCGTGCTTGGAGAAGTGGAAAATGGAGGATATCTGGCAAGCCATCTTGTAGCTGACGGTTCTGGGGCAAGTGAGCTGCTAGTGCCTGCAGGAGGTACAAAAGAGCCTATATCTAAAGAAAAAATTGATAATAAGGATATTTACTTAAAAATGAATGGAAGGGAAATCTTTAAATTTGCAGTAAGAGTGTTCCCTGAAACTGTGGAAGATGTATTAGGGCAGGCTGGAATAACTGCTGATGACGTTGATTTATTTATTCCGCATCAGGCGAATATCAGAATTATTGAATCAATTGCAAAAAGATTTAAGCAGCCGCTAGATAAATTTTTCGTAAATTTGGATAAGTACGGAAATACTTCGGCGGGATCAATTCCGATAGCGCTTGATGAGGCGATAAAGGAAGGGAAACTTAAAAAAGGTGATAAGTTTGTTGCTACTGGATTTGGTGGTGGACTGACTTATGGTTCAATTTTGGTGGAATTATCAAAATAG
- a CDS encoding A24 family peptidase has protein sequence MNIVLEIVKYCILFRIILIDLKKRIIPEESFVILLALGLVLAIQNTNLEGYYLGICAYSMPMIVLYILEDYFGKTLIGFGDVKLMMGIGGILGYFGVDKVINFYMILYIFSGIIAFLFLFLKKWKKYEYIPFAPFIIGSYVIFEIFGK, from the coding sequence ATGAATATTGTGCTTGAAATTGTGAAATATTGTATTCTTTTTAGAATTATCTTGATTGATTTGAAAAAAAGGATTATTCCTGAAGAAAGTTTTGTTATTTTACTTGCATTAGGACTAGTATTAGCAATTCAAAATACTAATTTAGAAGGGTATTATTTGGGAATTTGTGCTTATTCAATGCCGATGATAGTGCTTTATATTTTAGAAGATTATTTTGGAAAAACGCTGATAGGCTTTGGGGATGTGAAGCTGATGATGGGAATTGGTGGAATTTTGGGATATTTTGGAGTGGACAAGGTTATAAATTTTTATATGATTTTATATATTTTTTCTGGAATAATCGCTTTTCTATTTTTATTTTTGAAAAAGTGGAAAAAGTATGAATATATCCCATTTGCACCGTTTATCATCGGAAGTTATGTTATTTTTGAGATTTTTGGTAAATAA
- a CDS encoding type II secretion system F family protein, whose product MRSIIRNVETEIGEKDLLSFTKSVYYLLNGKISIIDTLGIVAQNYDGDLKSKIMRAKQQIEKGVSLHRAFSKITANKEFMEMVKIGEETGNLEIVFKNLYEKYEFNQRIKKDIKNLSIYPVTVIITALVIVFILLKFVVPKFVLIYSDIGQELPKVTQIVINLSKITDRYGIIFLAVIIFLFFILKKWKRQNEKVFEKKILGTKIIGKMYKNICILNFTRNMYSLTDANVPLIQSLKMCTNSKSNILNKELKKIILKIEKGESIQKSFKNTTFFDNEYISFLTIGEKTGEMKISFFNLNEIYYEKVSEKIKWFLKMFEPLSIIFIGVIIGLIVFSVMLPIFKMGEML is encoded by the coding sequence ATGAGAAGTATTATACGAAATGTAGAAACCGAAATAGGAGAAAAAGACTTATTATCATTTACGAAAAGTGTATATTATTTATTAAATGGTAAAATTTCAATAATTGACACGCTTGGAATTGTTGCACAGAATTATGACGGGGATTTGAAAAGCAAGATAATGCGTGCAAAACAGCAGATTGAAAAGGGAGTTTCTCTTCATAGGGCTTTTTCAAAGATTACTGCAAATAAGGAATTTATGGAAATGGTTAAAATTGGGGAAGAAACTGGGAATCTAGAAATTGTTTTTAAAAATCTCTATGAAAAGTATGAATTTAATCAGAGAATAAAAAAAGATATAAAAAATTTGAGCATTTATCCAGTAACAGTTATAATTACTGCACTAGTCATTGTATTTATACTGTTAAAATTTGTTGTACCTAAATTTGTCCTGATTTATTCTGACATTGGGCAGGAATTGCCAAAAGTTACACAAATTGTGATAAATCTCAGTAAAATAACTGATAGGTATGGGATTATTTTTTTAGCAGTTATAATTTTTTTATTTTTTATATTGAAAAAATGGAAAAGGCAGAATGAAAAGGTTTTTGAGAAAAAAATATTGGGAACAAAAATTATTGGGAAAATGTATAAAAATATTTGCATATTAAATTTTACGAGAAATATGTATTCCCTAACAGATGCCAATGTTCCATTGATTCAATCGCTAAAGATGTGTACAAATTCCAAAAGCAATATTTTAAATAAAGAGCTGAAAAAAATTATTTTAAAAATAGAAAAAGGGGAGAGCATTCAAAAATCCTTTAAAAATACAACTTTTTTTGACAATGAATACATAAGTTTTCTTACAATTGGAGAAAAAACCGGGGAAATGAAAATATCATTTTTTAATTTGAATGAAATTTATTATGAAAAAGTTAGTGAAAAAATAAAATGGTTTTTGAAAATGTTTGAACCGCTTTCGATAATTTTTATTGGAGTAATTATTGGGCTTATTGTGTTTTCAGTTATGTTGCCTATTTTTAAAATGGGAGAAATGTTGTAA